One part of the Phragmites australis chromosome 3, lpPhrAust1.1, whole genome shotgun sequence genome encodes these proteins:
- the LOC133910590 gene encoding copper-transporting ATPase PAA1, chloroplastic-like, which produces MNCCQAFFVYRFARVILLLQHSVRSFEVRKGKRLPLPVRGFASISVPSSFGGGGGGGGGGDDSGAGAAAAALGEAEPADGDPDAIVLHVEGMCCGGCAAKVKRMLESQPEVTAAMVHFEKAIALVRTTPEAKAMEDWQKPLGEKLANHLRIPFSSAR; this is translated from the exons ATGAATTGCTGTCAAGCATTTTTCGTGTACCGGTTTGCCCGCGTTATACTGCTTCTTCAGCACTCGGTGCGCAGCTTTGAGGTCCGGAAG GGGAAGCGCCTCCCTCTCCCCGTCCGCGGGTTCGCCTCCATCTCCGTGCCGTCCTCCttcggtggaggaggaggaggaggaggcggcggggacgACTCCGGTGCCGGCGCTGCCGCGGCTGCTCTGGGTGAGGCCGAGCCGGCGGACGGCGACCCCGACGCCATCGTGCTCCATGTCGAG GGGATGTGCTGCGGCGGATGCGCTGCCAAAGTCAAGCGGATGCTGGAGAGCCAG CCTGAGGTTACTGCTGCCATGGTTCACTTTGAAAAGGCGATTGCACTTGTGAGGACAACACCTGAAGCAAAGGCAATGGAAGATTGGCAGAAACCACTGGGTGAGAAACTTGCAAATCACCTGCGGATTCCATTCTCATCTGCAAG ATGA
- the LOC133912617 gene encoding uncharacterized protein LOC133912617 gives MGTRLGRRVIHFASLPLKLMLPPAPLSSVQEFAVRTVPSASKVDIRRCLEFVYGFAVAEVRTLNMEGKKLRRGPFLAAKPDYKKAYVTLRAPLTVSPDLFPIGAILGERERKASAAAARRKAVEGAEVEGEGKGKHWMEDEREGFSRAGCGKVVYGNPGRLGRKRRGGAKVKDDAGVEGVKFPWTGMRLATEKPRRVRHSPPKRKGIAMKQKSRKLSLQHPSKKLEA, from the exons ATGGGCACCCGTCTGGGCCGCCGCGTGATCCACTTCGCCAGCCTCCCGCTCAAGCTAATGCTCCCGCCCGCCCCGCTCTCCTCCGTGCAAGAGTTCGCCGTCCGGACCGTCCCCTCCGCCTCCAAGGTCGACATCCGCCGCTGCCTCGAGTTTGTATACGGCTTCGCCGTCGCCGAGGTCCGCACCCTCAACATGGAGGGCAAGAAGCTTCGCCGGGGCCCCTTCCTCGCCGCCAAGCCCGACTACAAGAAGGCTTACGTCACGCTCCGCGCCCCGCTCACGGTCTCCCCCGACCTCTTCCCCATCGGGGCCATCCTTGGGGAGAGGGAGCGGAAGGCCAGCGCCGCAGCCGCCAGGAGGAAGGCTGTGGAGGGCGCCGAGGTGGAGggggaagggaaggggaagCACTGGATGGAGGACGAGCGGGAGGGATTCTCCAGGGCCGGGTGTGGGAAGGTCGTGTACGGGAACCCCGGGAGGCTTGGAAGGAAGAGGAGGGGCGGCGCCAAGGTGAAGGATGATGCTGGAGTGGAGGGGGTCAAGTTCCCGTGGACCGGGATGCGGCTGGCTACCGAGAAACCTAG GAGGGTGAGACACTCTCCCCCGAAGAGAAAGGGCATAGCCATGAAGCAGAAATCACGGAAGTTGTCTCTGCAGCACCCCTCAAAGAAGTTGGAAGCTTAA
- the LOC133911085 gene encoding protein DMP4-like: MASKNQTVVESQKPAPPAAFVASGSNGSVERASGSVAVGISDGHAEPLETQPLLVQPNRHDEEGGGTNDETTRMGLAMVRAFRSTADLAKHLPTGAVLVFEVLSPVFTNGGKCNDVNRVMTAWLVGLCAAACFLLCFTDSFIDARGKTRYVVVTRAGPWVIDGSPPPQLAATYRLKFMDFFHAVLSLIVFMSVAMFDKSVGACFNPIMSYDTRQVLTAVPLAGGLVGTLLFATFPSTRHGIGFPVLAA; the protein is encoded by the coding sequence ATGGCGTCCAAGAACCAAACTGTTGTCGAGTCCCAGAAGCCCGCGCCGCCTGCGGCCTTTGTCGCATCGGGTTCTAACGGCTCTGTAGAGAGAGCTTCAGGTTCCGTTGCTGTTGGCATCTCCGATGGCCACGCCGAGCCGCTGGAGACCCAGCCCCTCCTGGTTCAGCCGAACAGACACGACGAGGAGGGTGGTGGGACCAACGACGAGACGACGCGGATGGGGCTTGCCATGGTGCGGGCGTTCCGGAGCACGGCGGATTTGGCCAAGCACCTGCCCACCGGCGCGGTTCTCGTCTTCGAGGTTCTGTCGCCGGTGTTCACCAACGGCGGCAAGTGCAACGACGTGAACCGCGTGATGACGGCCTGGCTCGTTGGGCTCTGCGCCGCGGCGTGCTTCCTCCTCTGCTTCACGGACAGCTTCATCGACGCCAGGGGGAAGACGCGGTACGTGGTGGTAACGCGCGCGGGCCCGTGGGTCATCGACGGCTCGCCGCCGCCCCAGCTCGCCGCCACGTACCGGCTCAAGTTCATGGACTTCTTCCACGCCGTCCTATCGCTCATCGTGTTCATGTCCGTGGCCATGTTCGACAAGAGCGTCGGCGCGTGCTTCAACCCGATCATGTCCTACGACACGAGGCAGGTGCTCACCGCCGTGCCGCTCGCCGGAGGCCTCGTCGGGACGCTGCTGTTTGCGACGTTCCCGTCGACGCGGCATGGGATCGGGTTCCCGGTGCTTGCCGCCTGA